In a single window of the Terrirubrum flagellatum genome:
- a CDS encoding beta-ketoacyl-ACP synthase, producing the protein MTAREVWITGAGLVSSLGEGLEAHWDAAANGAAPKLDAETYAPVTVHPIIPLEWSRQIAKKVDQNQMEPWQRIGTYAAGLALDDAGLKGDAERLAQTQIVVAAGGGERNNEVDDAIATGLRKTNDRGRFLNERLMNDLKPTLFLAQLSNLLAGNIAIVHGVIGASRTFMGEEQAGVDAVRIAHARISAGQGDVFVVGGSFASQRPDLHLLYEFRRFNRKGPWTPVFERAGAGAGFDMGAMGAFMVLEEAGVAKARGRTPRAKLTAVGSDWSRRKPGDAVASFTRLWDKIAPKLKPGRFAILSGATGVEPVTREEREVLAKLAPSAPVRAIGNLVGHGFEAQFPAGLLLATTVLEHGALFPPIAGSSAEAPFDGPIEQVVVTGLGHWRGEGLALVEKAH; encoded by the coding sequence ATGACCGCGAGAGAAGTCTGGATCACCGGCGCAGGCCTGGTGTCGAGCCTCGGCGAGGGGCTCGAGGCCCATTGGGACGCCGCTGCGAATGGCGCCGCGCCGAAGCTCGACGCCGAAACCTACGCGCCCGTCACCGTTCACCCTATCATTCCGCTCGAATGGTCGCGCCAGATCGCGAAGAAGGTCGACCAGAACCAGATGGAGCCGTGGCAACGCATCGGCACTTATGCCGCCGGTCTTGCGCTCGACGACGCGGGACTGAAGGGCGACGCCGAGCGGCTGGCGCAGACGCAGATCGTGGTCGCGGCCGGCGGCGGCGAACGCAACAATGAGGTCGACGACGCGATCGCGACCGGCCTGCGCAAGACCAATGATCGCGGCCGCTTCCTCAACGAGCGGCTGATGAACGATCTCAAGCCGACGCTTTTCCTCGCGCAATTGTCGAACCTGCTCGCCGGCAACATCGCCATCGTCCATGGCGTGATCGGCGCCTCGCGCACCTTCATGGGCGAGGAGCAGGCGGGCGTCGACGCCGTCCGCATCGCCCATGCGCGCATTAGCGCGGGGCAGGGCGACGTCTTCGTCGTCGGCGGATCTTTCGCCTCGCAGCGGCCCGATCTGCATCTGCTGTATGAATTCCGTCGTTTCAATCGCAAAGGACCGTGGACGCCGGTGTTCGAGCGCGCGGGCGCCGGCGCCGGTTTCGACATGGGCGCCATGGGCGCCTTCATGGTGCTCGAGGAGGCTGGCGTCGCGAAGGCGCGCGGCCGAACTCCGCGCGCGAAGCTGACGGCCGTGGGCTCCGACTGGTCGCGCCGCAAGCCCGGCGATGCGGTCGCGTCATTCACACGTCTTTGGGACAAGATCGCGCCGAAGCTCAAGCCCGGCCGTTTCGCCATCCTGTCGGGCGCGACTGGCGTCGAGCCGGTGACGCGCGAGGAGCGCGAGGTTCTGGCGAAGCTCGCGCCGTCGGCGCCGGTGCGCGCCATTGGCAATCTCGTCGGACATGGCTTCGAGGCGCAGTTCCCCGCGGGCCTGCTTCTCGCCACTACGGTTCTCGAACATGGCGCGCTGTTTCCGCCAATCGCCGGCTCCTCCGCTGAGGCGCCCTTTGACGGGCCGATCGAACAGGTTGTCGTGACGGGTCTCGGCCATTGGCGCGGCGAAGGCCTCGCGCTGGTCGAGAAGGCGCACTAA
- a CDS encoding zinc-binding dehydrogenase, with product MRALKLYGDRDLRLIEDEPNPPPPGEGEVQIRTRAMALNYLDVWGYRGMAFAKRKLPQCVGVEGSGEIVAVGAGVSDRKIGDHVVMYGAETCGVCKACREGRDNLCEDVRGIMGFHVDGFGRELMNRPARLVTPVPAGVTFEESACAAIGFGTVQHMLFDNAKLEPGESILVHAGASGIGTAAIMMAKAIGCTIYTTVGDDSKFDLVKKLGADHVINYRKERFEGEVRQLTKRKGVDVVFEHVGADTWNGSLLCLKRGGRLVTCGSTSGVSTTMNLMQLFQQQYRIFGSFGCSMKNIAQSLDKMAGGMKPVIDSVVELVDFESALAKLQDRKAMGKVIVRL from the coding sequence ATGCGTGCTTTAAAACTTTACGGTGATCGCGATCTTCGCCTGATCGAGGACGAGCCCAATCCGCCGCCGCCCGGCGAAGGCGAGGTCCAGATCCGCACGCGCGCCATGGCGCTCAACTATCTCGACGTCTGGGGCTATCGCGGCATGGCGTTCGCGAAGCGCAAGCTGCCGCAATGCGTCGGCGTCGAAGGTTCGGGCGAGATCGTCGCCGTCGGCGCGGGCGTGAGCGACCGCAAGATCGGCGACCATGTCGTGATGTATGGCGCGGAGACCTGCGGCGTCTGCAAGGCGTGCCGGGAAGGGCGCGACAATCTCTGCGAGGACGTGCGCGGCATCATGGGTTTCCATGTCGACGGTTTCGGCCGCGAGCTGATGAACCGGCCGGCGCGTCTCGTCACGCCGGTTCCCGCTGGCGTGACCTTCGAGGAATCCGCCTGCGCCGCAATCGGTTTCGGCACCGTGCAGCATATGCTGTTCGACAATGCGAAGCTCGAACCCGGCGAAAGCATTCTTGTTCACGCCGGCGCGTCAGGCATCGGCACGGCCGCGATCATGATGGCGAAGGCGATCGGCTGCACCATCTACACGACGGTCGGCGACGATTCGAAATTCGACCTCGTGAAGAAGCTCGGCGCCGATCACGTCATCAATTATCGCAAGGAGCGTTTCGAGGGCGAGGTCCGCCAGCTCACGAAGCGCAAGGGCGTCGATGTCGTGTTCGAGCATGTCGGCGCCGACACCTGGAACGGTTCGCTGCTCTGCCTCAAGCGCGGCGGCCGGCTCGTCACCTGCGGCTCGACGTCAGGCGTGTCGACGACGATGAATCTGATGCAGCTCTTCCAGCAGCAATATCGCATCTTCGGCTCGTTCGGCTGTTCGATGAAGAACATCGCGCAGAGCCTCGACAAGATGGCGGGCGGCATGAAGCCGGTGATCGACTCCGTCGTCGAACTCGTCGATTTTGAAAGCGCGCTGGCGAAGCTTCAGGATCGCAAGGCGATGGGCAAGGTCATCGTGCGGCTTTGA
- a CDS encoding beta-ketoacyl-ACP synthase: protein MASTVDKLGRPLIVVTGMGMVTSLGQGKDDNWAAMTAGRSGIHRITRFATDGLKTSIAGTVDHVPFEPQCAPALSEKLASLAAEEAIDQSSIAAAGDFPGPLFIAVPPVEMEWPQRLAIAEAIEDKETLTSRDFVTRAGQGGFEAFHELFLFGGVADRIADRFGTKGAPISMSTACSSGATAIQMGVEAIRRGETDAALCIGTDGSVQAEALIRFSLLSALSTQNEIPEQASKPFSKNRDGFVMGEGAAALVLESYERAKARGAKILGFLLGAGDRGDGFHRTRSSPDGKPVILAMKDAIADAALTPDDIDYVNAHGTSTPENDKMESFGCLAVMGERMKTVPISSNKSMIGHTLTAAGAIEAVVSMLTLQHQRLTPTINHRMPDPTIPLDVVPNEARDARVRHVLSNAFGFGGQNTCLVMGLEPAA, encoded by the coding sequence ATGGCTTCCACAGTCGACAAGCTCGGACGTCCGCTGATCGTGGTGACCGGCATGGGCATGGTCACGTCGCTTGGCCAGGGCAAGGACGACAATTGGGCCGCCATGACCGCGGGCCGGTCGGGCATCCATCGCATCACGCGCTTTGCGACCGACGGGTTGAAGACCAGCATCGCCGGCACGGTCGATCATGTGCCGTTCGAGCCGCAATGCGCGCCGGCCTTGTCGGAGAAACTCGCATCACTCGCCGCCGAGGAGGCGATCGATCAGTCGTCGATCGCCGCCGCGGGAGATTTCCCCGGTCCGCTTTTCATCGCCGTGCCGCCGGTCGAGATGGAATGGCCGCAGCGTCTCGCCATAGCCGAGGCGATCGAGGACAAGGAGACGCTGACCTCGCGCGATTTCGTCACGCGCGCAGGGCAGGGCGGCTTCGAGGCCTTTCATGAACTCTTCCTGTTCGGCGGCGTGGCCGATCGCATCGCCGACAGGTTCGGCACCAAGGGCGCGCCGATCTCGATGTCGACCGCCTGCTCCTCGGGCGCGACCGCGATCCAGATGGGCGTCGAGGCGATCCGCCGCGGCGAGACCGATGCGGCGCTTTGCATCGGCACTGACGGTTCAGTGCAGGCGGAAGCGCTGATCCGTTTCTCGCTGCTGTCGGCGCTGTCGACGCAGAACGAAATCCCGGAGCAGGCGTCAAAGCCCTTCTCCAAGAATCGCGACGGCTTCGTCATGGGCGAGGGAGCCGCCGCGCTCGTTCTTGAAAGCTATGAACGCGCCAAAGCGCGCGGCGCGAAGATCCTCGGCTTCCTGCTCGGCGCCGGCGATCGCGGCGACGGGTTCCATCGCACGCGCTCCTCGCCTGACGGCAAGCCGGTCATCCTTGCGATGAAGGACGCCATCGCCGACGCGGCGCTGACGCCTGATGATATCGACTATGTTAACGCGCACGGCACTTCGACGCCCGAGAATGACAAGATGGAGTCGTTCGGCTGCCTCGCCGTCATGGGCGAGCGGATGAAAACAGTGCCCATTTCCTCGAACAAGTCGATGATCGGCCATACGCTCACCGCCGCCGGCGCCATTGAGGCCGTCGTGTCGATGCTGACGCTTCAGCATCAGCGCCTCACGCCGACAATCAATCATCGCATGCCCGATCCGACGATCCCGCTCGACGTGGTCCCGAACGAGGCGCGCGACGCGCGCGTGCGCCATGTGTTGTCGAATGCGTTCGGCTTCGGCGGCCAGAACACCTGCCTGGTGATGGGGCTGGAGCCGGCGGCGTGA
- a CDS encoding peptidylprolyl isomerase — MRKIIAAAAFSLLAVTAHAQNVDPNNAIALDTKDGRIVIRLRPDLAPKHVEQIKALTKRGFYDGIVFHRVIDGFMAQTGDPTGTGTGKSDLPNLPAEFSPQPFQRGSVGMARAQDPNSANSQFFICYDGCAPLTGQYTIWGEVVSGMDVVNKIKKGSSAQNGQVSNPDKIVRMRMLADAK; from the coding sequence ATGCGAAAGATTATTGCGGCCGCGGCCTTTTCCCTGCTCGCCGTCACGGCGCACGCCCAGAATGTCGATCCCAACAACGCCATTGCGCTCGACACGAAAGACGGCCGCATCGTCATCCGCCTGCGTCCCGATCTCGCGCCGAAACATGTCGAGCAGATCAAGGCGCTGACCAAGCGCGGCTTCTATGACGGCATCGTGTTCCATCGCGTGATCGACGGCTTCATGGCCCAGACCGGCGATCCCACCGGCACCGGCACGGGCAAATCCGACCTGCCGAATCTCCCGGCCGAATTTTCGCCGCAGCCTTTCCAGCGCGGCAGCGTCGGCATGGCCCGCGCGCAGGATCCGAACTCGGCCAATTCGCAGTTCTTCATCTGCTATGACGGCTGCGCTCCGCTCACCGGCCAGTACACCATCTGGGGCGAGGTGGTGTCGGGGATGGATGTCGTCAACAAGATCAAGAAGGGCTCCTCGGCGCAGAACGGCCAGGTCTCGAACCCAGACAAGATTGTGCGCATGCGGATGCTGGCCGACGCGAAGTAG
- a CDS encoding SDR family NAD(P)-dependent oxidoreductase has protein sequence MTADSARKRVLVTGGARGIGAAIVEAAARAGHDVVFTYRSSRDEAEAVAARIRFEIPGAAVEARALDLGDRDAVDSFAKILADEDAYYGFVHNAGQSYDTLVAMMAQDKAEAAMQVNYWAMTRIVSALVRPMTMKREGRIVAISSAAALRATQGNGAYAATKAAMIAYTRNLAIETAKRGVTANAVAPGFVDTAMLESYAAYRDKIEKQVPAGRFAKAEDVAAVVAFLLSPAASYVTGVTIPVDGGLTASMGIQR, from the coding sequence GTGACCGCTGACTCCGCTCGCAAGCGCGTTCTCGTCACCGGCGGCGCGCGCGGCATCGGCGCCGCGATCGTCGAGGCGGCGGCGCGCGCCGGCCATGACGTCGTCTTCACCTATCGCAGTTCGCGCGACGAGGCTGAGGCCGTCGCCGCGCGCATTCGCTTTGAAATTCCCGGCGCCGCCGTCGAAGCGCGCGCGCTTGATCTCGGCGATCGCGACGCCGTCGACTCTTTTGCGAAAATCCTCGCTGACGAAGACGCCTATTACGGCTTCGTCCATAACGCAGGCCAGAGCTACGACACGCTCGTTGCGATGATGGCGCAGGACAAGGCCGAAGCGGCGATGCAAGTGAACTATTGGGCGATGACGCGCATCGTCTCGGCGCTCGTCCGTCCGATGACCATGAAGCGGGAAGGCCGCATCGTCGCGATCTCGTCTGCGGCGGCTCTACGCGCGACGCAGGGCAACGGCGCCTACGCCGCGACCAAGGCGGCGATGATCGCCTATACCAGGAATCTCGCCATCGAGACGGCGAAGCGCGGCGTCACCGCCAACGCCGTCGCGCCGGGCTTCGTCGACACCGCGATGCTTGAGAGCTACGCCGCCTATCGCGACAAGATCGAGAAGCAGGTGCCCGCCGGCCGTTTCGCGAAAGCGGAAGATGTGGCCGCCGTTGTTGCGTTTCTGCTCAGCCCTGCGGCTTCCTATGTCACGGGTGTGACCATTCCCGTCGATGGTGGTTTGACCGCGTCGATGGGTATTCAACGCTAA
- a CDS encoding HU family DNA-binding protein → MAKKAAVKAAKGAKPAAKKAKKVAKPAGPRPGAALTVKHIAAELAAAHDMAKKQAETILTDFVDSVVKNLKKGTKIRIVGLGMLQVRKRAARMGRNPATGEAIKIKASKKVAFRAAKELKAAI, encoded by the coding sequence ATGGCCAAGAAGGCCGCAGTAAAAGCCGCCAAGGGCGCCAAGCCCGCGGCGAAGAAAGCCAAGAAAGTCGCGAAGCCGGCCGGCCCGCGCCCCGGCGCCGCTCTGACGGTGAAGCATATTGCGGCGGAACTCGCCGCGGCTCACGACATGGCGAAGAAGCAGGCTGAAACGATCCTCACGGATTTCGTCGACAGCGTCGTCAAGAACCTCAAGAAGGGCACGAAGATTCGCATCGTCGGCCTTGGCATGCTGCAAGTGCGCAAGCGCGCCGCGCGCATGGGCCGCAACCCGGCGACGGGCGAAGCGATCAAGATCAAGGCGAGCAAGAAGGTGGCCTTCCGCGCTGCCAAGGAGCTCAAGGCCGCGATCTGA
- a CDS encoding peptidylprolyl isomerase, whose product MSLDPENTLILETTKGKVVIAMRPDLAPGHVERIKKLAREEFYDGIVFHRVIEDFMAQTGCPHGTGMGGSEYPDLKAEFNDESHQRGVCSMARAANPNSANSQFFICFDDASFLDKQYTAWGKVVEGMENVDKIKRGEPVRDPDKILSMRVMADVQ is encoded by the coding sequence ATGAGCCTCGATCCGGAAAACACGCTCATCCTCGAAACCACCAAGGGGAAGGTCGTCATCGCGATGCGGCCGGACCTCGCGCCCGGCCATGTCGAGCGCATCAAGAAGCTCGCGCGCGAGGAATTCTATGACGGCATCGTCTTCCATCGCGTCATCGAAGACTTCATGGCGCAGACGGGCTGCCCGCACGGCACCGGCATGGGCGGTTCGGAATATCCTGATCTGAAGGCCGAGTTCAACGATGAGAGCCATCAGCGCGGCGTCTGCTCGATGGCGCGCGCGGCGAATCCGAACTCGGCGAATTCGCAGTTCTTCATCTGTTTCGACGATGCGAGCTTCCTCGACAAGCAATACACGGCGTGGGGCAAGGTCGTCGAAGGCATGGAGAATGTCGACAAGATCAAGCGCGGCGAGCCGGTGCGCGATCCGGACAAGATCCTGTCGATGCGCGTCATGGCGGACGTGCAGTAA
- a CDS encoding acyl carrier protein: MSSTFETVADIIAETCDIPRDTIKPESHAIDDLGIDSLAFLDIAFAIDKKFGIKLPLEEWTQEVNEGKVKAEEYFKLSNLSAKIDELVAAKAA, encoded by the coding sequence ATGTCTTCCACTTTCGAGACGGTCGCCGACATCATCGCCGAGACCTGCGACATCCCGCGCGACACGATCAAGCCGGAAAGCCACGCGATCGACGATCTCGGCATCGACTCGCTCGCCTTCCTCGATATCGCCTTCGCGATCGACAAGAAGTTCGGCATCAAGCTGCCGCTCGAGGAGTGGACCCAGGAGGTCAACGAGGGCAAGGTCAAGGCGGAAGAGTATTTCAAGCTCTCCAACCTCTCGGCCAAGATCGACGAGCTGGTCGCCGCCAAGGCGGCGTAA
- the tgt gene encoding tRNA guanosine(34) transglycosylase Tgt, whose amino-acid sequence MSDSFSFRVAATAGAARTGEISTPRGAIRTPAFMPVGTAGTVKGLYPEQVREAGSDILLGNTYHLMLRPGAERVARLGGLHRMMRWPRPILTDSGGFQVMSLAALRKMSEDGVTFRSHIDGSTHRLTPERSVEIQNLLGADIVMQLDECVRLPAPRAEQEKAMRLSLRWAERCRTAFGEPEGRALFGIVQGGDQRDLREESARALTQMDLKGYAIGGLAVGEPQETMLAMIEIVEPWLPKGKPRYLMGVGTPDDIVEAVRRGVDMFDCVMPTRAGRHGTAYTRFGKVNLRNARHVDDERPLDAASSCPAARDYSRAYLHHLTKSGEMLGQMLLSWANIAYYQELMAGLRAAIAAGDIDSHIARVKAGWLAGGDPID is encoded by the coding sequence ATGAGCGACAGTTTTTCGTTTCGCGTCGCCGCGACCGCCGGCGCGGCGCGGACGGGCGAGATTTCGACCCCGCGCGGCGCGATCCGGACGCCCGCGTTCATGCCGGTCGGCACCGCCGGCACGGTGAAGGGCCTCTATCCCGAGCAGGTGAGGGAGGCCGGCTCCGACATCCTGCTCGGCAACACCTATCACCTGATGCTGCGCCCCGGCGCGGAGCGGGTGGCGCGGCTTGGCGGCCTGCACAGGATGATGCGCTGGCCGCGCCCGATCCTGACCGACTCCGGCGGCTTCCAGGTCATGTCGCTCGCGGCGCTCCGCAAGATGAGCGAGGACGGCGTGACCTTCCGTTCCCATATCGACGGATCGACCCATCGTCTCACCCCTGAACGGTCGGTCGAGATCCAGAATCTGCTGGGCGCCGACATTGTCATGCAGCTCGACGAATGCGTCAGGTTGCCGGCGCCGCGGGCCGAGCAGGAGAAGGCGATGCGGCTTTCGCTGCGTTGGGCCGAGCGTTGCCGGACGGCCTTTGGCGAGCCCGAGGGACGCGCCCTGTTCGGCATTGTGCAGGGCGGGGACCAGAGAGACCTCCGCGAGGAAAGCGCGCGAGCGCTCACGCAAATGGATTTGAAGGGCTATGCGATCGGCGGCCTCGCGGTCGGCGAACCGCAGGAAACGATGCTCGCCATGATCGAGATCGTCGAACCCTGGCTGCCCAAGGGGAAGCCGCGTTACCTCATGGGCGTTGGAACCCCCGACGACATCGTCGAGGCGGTGCGCCGGGGCGTCGACATGTTCGATTGCGTGATGCCGACGCGGGCGGGCCGACACGGGACGGCCTACACCCGCTTCGGCAAGGTCAACCTCCGCAACGCCAGGCATGTGGATGATGAACGGCCGCTCGACGCCGCGTCATCCTGTCCCGCCGCCCGCGACTACAGCCGCGCCTATCTCCATCATCTCACCAAATCCGGCGAGATGCTGGGCCAGATGCTGCTGAGCTGGGCGAACATCGCCTATTATCAGGAGCTTATGGCGGGGTTGAGGGCCGCGATCGCAGCCGGCGACATCGACAGCCACATCGCCCGCGTCAAGGCCGGCTGGCTTGCGGGCGGCGATCCGATCGACTAA
- the queA gene encoding tRNA preQ1(34) S-adenosylmethionine ribosyltransferase-isomerase QueA, translating into MLVSDFDFHLPEDRIALRPMSPRDRAKMLVVRPDADFEDRIVADLPAFLRPGDALVVNDTRVIPARLDGVRRRASGEGARIEALLMKREAGDVWRALARPGKRLAVGDRIRFGEGEGNACLLGSLDATVEEKFDGGEILLRFDLSGPDLDIAIATAGRMPLPPYIAGKRAADQKDVADYQTMYAERDGAVAAPTAGLHFTPRLLAALDKSGVSRHVVTLHVGGGTFLPMKVEDTRDHRMHPEWGEVSAKAAQALNETRANGGRIIAVGTTSLRLLESAATEDGTIRAFAGETDIFITPGYRFRAADLLMTNFHLPKSTLFMLVCAFAGTGRMKSAYQHAIHHNYRFYSYGDSSLLHRA; encoded by the coding sequence ATGCTCGTTTCCGATTTCGATTTCCACCTTCCAGAAGACCGCATCGCCCTGCGGCCGATGTCGCCGCGCGATCGCGCGAAGATGCTGGTCGTGCGTCCCGACGCCGATTTCGAAGATCGAATTGTCGCTGATCTGCCGGCGTTTCTTCGCCCCGGCGACGCGCTCGTCGTCAATGACACGCGCGTCATTCCGGCGCGCCTCGACGGCGTGCGCCGGCGCGCGTCGGGCGAGGGCGCGCGCATCGAGGCGCTGCTGATGAAGCGCGAGGCGGGCGATGTCTGGCGCGCGCTCGCGCGGCCGGGCAAGCGTCTCGCTGTGGGCGACCGCATCCGGTTCGGCGAAGGCGAGGGAAACGCCTGCCTGCTTGGTTCGCTCGATGCGACCGTCGAAGAGAAATTCGACGGCGGCGAAATCCTGCTGCGTTTCGATCTCTCCGGTCCCGATCTCGACATCGCGATCGCGACGGCGGGCCGCATGCCGCTGCCGCCTTACATCGCGGGCAAGCGCGCCGCCGATCAGAAGGATGTCGCCGACTATCAGACGATGTACGCCGAGCGCGACGGCGCCGTCGCCGCGCCAACGGCGGGCCTCCATTTCACGCCGCGCTTGCTCGCCGCGCTCGATAAGTCTGGCGTGTCGCGCCATGTCGTGACGCTGCATGTCGGCGGCGGCACCTTCCTGCCGATGAAAGTCGAGGATACGCGCGATCACAGGATGCATCCGGAGTGGGGCGAGGTGAGCGCGAAGGCCGCGCAGGCCCTGAACGAGACGCGCGCGAATGGCGGCCGCATCATCGCCGTTGGCACGACGTCGCTGCGCCTGCTTGAATCCGCCGCGACCGAAGACGGAACGATCCGGGCATTCGCCGGCGAAACCGATATCTTCATCACGCCCGGCTATCGCTTTCGCGCCGCCGATCTCCTGATGACGAATTTTCACCTGCCGAAGTCGACCCTGTTCATGCTGGTCTGCGCCTTCGCCGGGACAGGGCGCATGAAAAGCGCCTATCAACACGCTATTCATCACAATTATCGCTTCTACTCCTACGGCGACTCCAGCCTCTTGCATCGCGCCTGA
- a CDS encoding 3-hydroxyacyl-ACP dehydratase FabZ family protein, with amino-acid sequence MRLEYFDMIDRIAAFDRAAARLTAHAKVPTESPVFEGHFPGHPLVPGVLLTETMAQACGYLILGLNGLTKMPFLAGVEKAKFRTFIGPDAELVIDAALAHEGSGYSVANASMSVAGKRVCDAELMFRIMPLPDDLRGLMKTRAERIGLPIAA; translated from the coding sequence ATGCGCCTCGAATATTTCGACATGATCGACAGGATCGCAGCGTTCGACCGCGCCGCCGCGCGGCTGACGGCGCATGCGAAGGTGCCGACCGAAAGCCCTGTCTTCGAAGGTCATTTCCCCGGTCATCCCCTGGTTCCGGGCGTGCTGCTGACCGAGACCATGGCGCAGGCCTGCGGCTATCTCATTCTCGGCCTGAATGGCCTGACGAAGATGCCGTTTCTTGCGGGTGTGGAGAAAGCGAAGTTCCGCACCTTCATCGGTCCGGACGCAGAGCTCGTGATCGACGCTGCGCTCGCCCACGAAGGCTCCGGCTATTCCGTCGCCAACGCCTCGATGTCGGTTGCGGGAAAGCGCGTCTGCGACGCCGAACTGATGTTCCGGATCATGCCCTTGCCCGACGATCTTCGCGGGCTCATGAAGACGCGCGCCGAACGGATCGGTTTGCCAATCGCCGCATAG